The DNA sequence GAAGTCAAGATAGGAATCGCGTTTGCTGTCGAAGCGAAGGTGCATGATTCCGGCTGTAGCGCCGCCGACAAGTGCGCCGACGAACATCAGGTTGCCTTTAGTCTTGGCGCCATAATAGCGTTGTCCCCAGCCGGGGATAACGATCGAGCGCAAAGCGGCCTTGACTCGCGTCTTCGGTTTGAGTTTGAGATCAATAGTGGTGGATTCGCGTCCAGATAACAGGACGCTGGAATTGTAGGTTTCGTAGCCATCACGATAGGCAGTGATCTTGAAGTACCCTGCTAATCGTTGAGTGAATGTCGCCGGTGTCACGCCCGCCACTGTCATATCACCAGACAACATTACGGTAACCCCAGAGGGGTTGGAAGTCACTGTTACAGTCGCATCCGTTGCGTTCTGTGCGTGGGTGGCGCCGGCGAGGGTCAGCATCATGCCGACACAAAGCGCAACCCGTTTTGCCGTAATTAGTTTCATAATATCCATATCGGCAAAGTAACGAAGTTCTTATAAGGTCCGCAAGGTTTTTTGGTTAAAAACCTTGCGGAAATTGATTTCAAAATTTGTCGGGAAAATTGGTCTACATTCCGCGAGCGCCGAGCATGACACCGACCGTCTTGAACATAATCTTGACGTCGCTGGAAAGGCTCGAAATGCGGATGTATTCCAGATCGTGTGACACTTTCTTCTTCACGTCGTCGATGGTGACATCGTATCCACCCTCAACCTGGGCGAGTCCAGTGATTCCCGGGAGGACTTCAAGGCGACGCGTATAGTTCGGGACTTCAGTCGAGAGCTTCTCGATGAAGAACGGACGTTCCGGGCGCGGACCAACAACGGACATCTCGCCTTTGAGGACATTGATCAACTGCGGGAACTCGTCAATACGGGTCTTGCGCAGGAATCTGCCAAGACGGGTAATGCGAGGATCGTTCTTGGTTGCCCAGATTGGTCCGCAACGCTTTTCGGCGTCGGAAACCATCGTGCGGAACTTATATACAAAGAAGGTCTTTCCAAATACATTCTTCTGACGGCGGTCGGCGCGACGGTTGCACATTAACAAATCGTCTGGGCGCTGACGACGGTCATTACGGCGACGGTTAATTCCGACGCGTTCCTGCTTATAGAAGATCGGGCCTGCAGAATCGAGTTTGATTGCCAAGGCGACAAGACCGAACAACGGCAGAAGACAAATCAGTCCAACTAAGGCGACAATCCAGCTAAACATGAACTGGATACGGTTAACGGCAACCGAGGTTTTCGAAGCCTTGGTTGAGTTATCGCTGCGGGCGGCAGCGAGGAAAGCCAACACGAATGCGTTAGAGAGAGCGTATTCGCTCGCTACTAAACGGGCCTTACGAAGGCCGGCATTCAGCGTCTCTTTCAGGCTCGTTATCCCCGACGAGCCGAATCGTTCGTTAACAACGATGTCGGAGTGGTAGCTAGCTGCCGAAGTCGCTTTTAGATACTTCTCAGCCTCTGCTCTGTCCTTAGTGTACTGCATTTCTAATATGCTCCTTGGTTACTCTTGGCACAGTAACTGTAGCCGTTCGAGGCTGTTAAGAGCAAATCAGGTGCCAAACGGTAATTGTTCAGATTGTTGTAGGAAGTATCGATATTGGCGGAAATGTTGATGTTCCATGTAGTTAGATTGCAGTGTGTTACGGGATTCGGTTGAAGCTATGAATAAACCACAACCAAAGGGGGTATTTTAACAAAGTTGAGAGCTAAGTCGTTTGCACAGTAATGAATAGCACAATAGGTGCATTCACATGCACACATTGGTATTCGCAATTCCGCGATCTCACAGGTAAAATGGGGTAAAAACGAACCTTAATCAAAGAGTGCGAATTGGGATAGTTTAGTCTGACCAATTGAGCTGTTAACGTCCGAAGCGGTAGGAGCCAGTAATCTGGTGAATGCCTTCGCTTGTCGACGACGGGCGATAAGTATAGTCGAGACCGATGTGGTCCAGAAGGAGTCCAACTCCAAGCGACATGCCATCGGCTGACGTAGCCGTCTGTTCAAGTGAGCCGCCGTAGCCTGCTCTGAACGTCAGGATGGAATTGTAGGCATATTCGAATCCGGCGCCAAGTGAAACGCCTTCACCTTGCTCTTTGTTGCCAGCGAGTGAAATCATCGAGGAAGATCCGAAAGTCCGGTATGATACGCCTAAGCGCATAGTGGCTGGCAGGCTGATCTCTTCGGTAACGTACTTGAGCTTTCCGCCGAGGTTGGCGTACTGTGCGCCGACAGAGAACTGGCCGAATTCGGCCATAAGACCGAGATCAAAAGTGACGGTACTGGCTTCAAGATTGTCGAGCTTCTCGAACACAGGCTTTACTGCAATACCGGCCGAGAAGGTCTCGGTAAGGCGCTGGGAGTAGCCGAGATTGACCATAAAAGAGTATGCCGACAAGTCCCCAGTCGCAACGCCAGCGACGTCGTAGCCGGCGATATTGCCGTAACCAAGGTAAGTTAGGCCAAGACCGATGCCTGAGCCGTTCTTCATGGGGATTGCCATGCTGAAATTGTCAAGGCGCAGGTCTTGCATTAGTTCGGTATGTGAGAAGGAGAATTCGCCTGATCCATTGCGGCCAACACCAGCCGGATTGTAGAAAAGAGCGGTTGCGCCATCGGCGTTGGCAACCATTGCACCGCTGAGGGCGGCGCCACGGGAAAACACCGGGATGTTAAGAAAGTCTGCGCTATTGGTGCCGGGTCCAGCCGTTGCAGAAACTGCAAGAATGGCAACCAAGCTCAATATTACAAAAGCGATTTTGGCAAAAATGCGATCTGACATTACAACCTCACCTCAAAAATTCCTTTTTACCTCTCCGACAACCGCATATAAGGCAATGCCTGTGCCGATTGAGGCTTTTGGGGAAATGAGGATAAGGTTA is a window from the bacterium genome containing:
- a CDS encoding PEGA domain-containing protein yields the protein MKLITAKRVALCVGMMLTLAGATHAQNATDATVTVTSNPSGVTVMLSGDMTVAGVTPATFTQRLAGYFKITAYRDGYETYNSSVLLSGRESTTIDLKLKPKTRVKAALRSIVIPGWGQRYYGAKTKGNLMFVGALVGGATAGIMHLRFDSKRDSYLDFLARYENERSVSEKFLMLAELYDRQQDAYDAEQQRNIMGAIVAGVWVYSVLDAMLFFPDYGISISGANLSFAPEYDGQAVKLMGRLTF
- a CDS encoding sugar transferase encodes the protein MFSWIVALVGLICLLPLFGLVALAIKLDSAGPIFYKQERVGINRRRNDRRQRPDDLLMCNRRADRRQKNVFGKTFFVYKFRTMVSDAEKRCGPIWATKNDPRITRLGRFLRKTRIDEFPQLINVLKGEMSVVGPRPERPFFIEKLSTEVPNYTRRLEVLPGITGLAQVEGGYDVTIDDVKKKVSHDLEYIRISSLSSDVKIMFKTVGVMLGARGM
- a CDS encoding PorV/PorQ family protein; this encodes MSDRIFAKIAFVILSLVAILAVSATAGPGTNSADFLNIPVFSRGAALSGAMVANADGATALFYNPAGVGRNGSGEFSFSHTELMQDLRLDNFSMAIPMKNGSGIGLGLTYLGYGNIAGYDVAGVATGDLSAYSFMVNLGYSQRLTETFSAGIAVKPVFEKLDNLEASTVTFDLGLMAEFGQFSVGAQYANLGGKLKYVTEEISLPATMRLGVSYRTFGSSSMISLAGNKEQGEGVSLGAGFEYAYNSILTFRAGYGGSLEQTATSADGMSLGVGLLLDHIGLDYTYRPSSTSEGIHQITGSYRFGR